The Planctomicrobium piriforme genome includes a window with the following:
- the dnaE gene encoding DNA polymerase III subunit alpha encodes MSVGPFAHLHCHTHYSLLDGANRVPDLIKQVKKLGMNSCAITDHGNLYGALEFYQVCKKEGVNPILGYEAYMAPGHRTDRSASRLKEAAFHLTLLAMNRTGFQNLVKLGSKAFLEGFYYKPRIDKEILEAHSEGIICLSGCASSELSRLLLAEESDKARQLIDWYTKVFGDRFYLEIQDGGVEIQQSCAEATIAVANRMGLPLVATNDAHYLCQDDADMHDVLLCVNTKSFRSDEKRMKIGTDQLFLRSPEQMYAAFPKLAEAVARSQEIADRCDIDLDLKTRHFPVFTPPPEKTDVQYLREVAYEGLKWRYGENPEQKFVDRLEFELGVIERMGFASYFLIVWDFARFARDKGIPCTARGSACGAICSYVLGISDICPIEYDLLFERFLDPSRSEAPDIDMDFCRDRREWVINYVKEKYGHENVAQIGTFGTLKAKAAIRDVARALSIPLKRADEIAKMVPETLNIKLKDALKESAELKEAYDGDPQVKELITFAIALEGLAKSAGTHAAGVVIADRPLQEYIPLQRITGKEDVLTQWTEVEKAGLLKMDFLGLRNLSILDKAVINVRKHRGLEIVPKDLPLDDQETFALLQRGETKGIFQLESGGMRDLLTKMKPDKFADIIATSALYRPGPLEGGMVMTYVNVKHGREPAPTVHPIVDNVLAETYGVMVYQEQVMRILNRLGGIELASSYKCIKAISKKNHEIMGAYHEQFIAGAQTHGMAAEQAQEIWDLIAKFAGYGFNKSHSTAYGAIAYQTAYLKAHFPEEFMAALLSCGMESSERIFEHTDDARRMGIEILPPDVNTSEVEFGVVVVESSVESPVSSARKGDKRKSAAQPDSSSSTLNPQPSTIRKISFGLGAIKGVGLAAMQAIVDERIARGPYKDIFDLCERVDPKLLSKGAMEALVKAGGLDRFGPSRPQHMLVIDRAVQGAAARQRDKARGQRSLFGEPTATGPGEDTQAPIAVPPAENWTHSQQLAYEKEVFGFYLTSHPLTEFADQIEGFTQHTTADLRNLGDGKEVLLGGMISSIKKATTKNPSRNGNSKYVNFDLEDPSGVVRCIMWPDQFAVEGEKVKADSIMLIKGRIDARGREPNVIVNKLMTIADAEKEFTKQVAILLKRGFHSEEDMKRVRDILGRYPGKTPVVVVVDTLEASPANGNGSAPNGENAEEGSETQSRRLRAFVATPLQVSARAELKQELYAVLGEKGFRFQSIPPSNGSHSAN; translated from the coding sequence ATGAGCGTCGGTCCTTTTGCTCATCTGCATTGCCATACACACTACTCCCTGCTGGACGGCGCGAACCGCGTGCCTGATCTGATCAAGCAGGTGAAGAAGCTCGGGATGAATTCCTGCGCCATCACCGACCACGGCAATCTCTACGGGGCGCTCGAATTCTATCAGGTATGCAAGAAGGAAGGGGTCAACCCGATCCTCGGTTACGAGGCCTACATGGCCCCCGGACACCGGACCGACCGCAGCGCCAGCCGCCTCAAGGAAGCGGCCTTTCACCTGACGCTGCTGGCGATGAACCGCACCGGCTTTCAAAACCTGGTGAAACTGGGGTCGAAAGCCTTTCTCGAAGGCTTCTACTACAAGCCCCGCATCGACAAGGAAATCCTCGAAGCCCATAGCGAAGGGATCATCTGTCTCTCGGGCTGCGCCTCGAGCGAACTCTCCCGCCTGCTGCTGGCGGAAGAAAGTGACAAAGCGCGGCAGTTGATCGACTGGTACACGAAAGTCTTCGGCGACCGCTTCTATCTCGAAATTCAGGACGGCGGGGTCGAGATTCAGCAGTCGTGCGCCGAGGCGACGATTGCCGTCGCCAATCGCATGGGCTTGCCGCTCGTCGCCACGAACGATGCGCATTACCTGTGCCAGGACGACGCCGACATGCACGACGTGCTGTTGTGCGTGAATACCAAGTCGTTCCGTAGCGACGAAAAGCGGATGAAGATCGGGACCGATCAGCTTTTCCTCCGCTCTCCCGAACAGATGTATGCGGCCTTCCCAAAGCTGGCCGAGGCGGTCGCTCGATCGCAGGAGATTGCCGACCGCTGCGATATCGATCTCGATCTCAAAACCCGGCACTTCCCGGTCTTCACGCCGCCGCCGGAAAAGACCGACGTTCAATACCTCCGCGAAGTCGCCTACGAAGGACTCAAGTGGCGCTACGGCGAAAATCCCGAACAGAAGTTCGTCGACCGGCTCGAATTCGAGTTGGGGGTCATCGAGCGGATGGGTTTCGCGAGCTACTTCCTGATCGTGTGGGACTTCGCCCGCTTCGCCCGTGACAAGGGGATTCCCTGTACGGCGCGCGGATCGGCCTGCGGGGCTATCTGCTCGTATGTGCTGGGGATCTCGGACATCTGTCCGATCGAGTACGACCTGCTGTTCGAGCGGTTCCTCGATCCCAGCCGTTCGGAAGCGCCCGATATCGATATGGACTTCTGCCGGGACCGGCGGGAATGGGTCATCAACTACGTCAAGGAAAAGTACGGCCATGAGAACGTCGCCCAGATCGGCACGTTCGGCACGCTCAAGGCCAAAGCCGCGATTCGCGACGTCGCACGGGCACTCTCCATTCCGCTCAAACGGGCGGACGAGATCGCCAAAATGGTCCCCGAAACGCTCAACATCAAACTCAAGGACGCCCTCAAGGAAAGTGCCGAACTCAAGGAAGCGTATGACGGCGACCCGCAGGTCAAGGAACTGATCACGTTTGCCATCGCGCTGGAAGGTCTCGCTAAATCCGCCGGCACGCACGCCGCCGGCGTGGTGATTGCCGACCGGCCGCTGCAAGAATACATCCCGTTGCAGCGGATCACCGGTAAGGAAGACGTGCTGACGCAGTGGACCGAGGTCGAAAAGGCCGGCCTGCTGAAGATGGACTTCCTCGGTCTCCGCAACCTGTCGATTCTCGACAAGGCGGTCATCAACGTCCGCAAGCACCGCGGGCTGGAGATCGTTCCCAAAGACCTGCCGCTCGACGATCAGGAAACCTTCGCACTGCTGCAACGGGGGGAAACGAAAGGAATCTTCCAGCTCGAGTCGGGCGGGATGCGCGACCTGCTCACCAAGATGAAGCCGGACAAATTCGCCGACATCATCGCGACCTCGGCGCTGTACCGGCCCGGCCCCCTCGAAGGGGGGATGGTGATGACGTATGTGAACGTGAAGCACGGCCGCGAGCCGGCGCCGACCGTCCACCCCATCGTCGACAACGTGCTGGCCGAAACGTACGGCGTGATGGTGTACCAGGAACAGGTGATGCGGATTCTCAATCGCCTGGGAGGCATTGAGCTCGCCAGTTCCTACAAGTGCATTAAGGCGATCTCGAAGAAGAATCACGAGATCATGGGCGCCTACCACGAGCAGTTCATTGCCGGTGCCCAGACTCATGGCATGGCAGCCGAGCAGGCTCAGGAGATCTGGGATCTCATCGCCAAGTTCGCCGGTTACGGCTTCAACAAATCACACTCGACCGCTTATGGAGCCATTGCCTACCAGACGGCGTACTTGAAGGCCCACTTCCCCGAAGAGTTCATGGCGGCGCTGCTTTCCTGTGGAATGGAATCGAGCGAGCGGATCTTCGAACACACCGACGACGCCCGCCGCATGGGCATCGAAATCCTGCCGCCTGATGTGAATACCAGCGAAGTGGAATTCGGCGTGGTGGTGGTTGAGTCCAGTGTCGAGAGTCCAGTGTCCAGTGCCAGAAAAGGGGACAAGAGGAAGAGCGCCGCTCAACCAGATTCCTCTTCCTCAACGCTCAACCCTCAACCTTCAACCATCCGCAAAATCTCGTTCGGCCTTGGGGCCATCAAAGGGGTCGGCCTGGCGGCAATGCAGGCGATCGTTGACGAACGCATCGCCCGCGGTCCATATAAAGACATCTTTGACCTCTGCGAACGCGTCGACCCCAAACTCCTCTCCAAAGGGGCCATGGAAGCCCTGGTGAAAGCGGGAGGACTCGACCGGTTCGGCCCAAGCCGTCCCCAGCACATGCTGGTGATTGATCGCGCAGTGCAGGGGGCCGCCGCGCGACAAAGAGACAAGGCGCGCGGCCAGCGGTCACTCTTCGGCGAACCGACCGCAACCGGTCCGGGAGAAGACACGCAGGCGCCCATCGCCGTTCCCCCTGCGGAAAACTGGACCCATAGTCAGCAGCTTGCCTACGAGAAAGAAGTGTTCGGCTTTTACCTGACTTCGCACCCACTGACCGAGTTCGCGGACCAGATCGAAGGCTTCACCCAGCACACAACCGCTGACTTGAGAAACCTGGGTGACGGCAAGGAAGTGCTGCTCGGCGGCATGATCTCTTCCATCAAGAAGGCGACGACCAAAAACCCCTCACGCAACGGCAACAGCAAATACGTCAACTTCGACCTGGAAGATCCTTCCGGCGTCGTGCGGTGCATCATGTGGCCGGATCAGTTTGCCGTCGAAGGAGAGAAGGTCAAAGCCGACAGCATTATGCTGATCAAAGGCCGGATCGACGCCCGCGGCCGCGAGCCCAACGTGATCGTCAACAAGCTCATGACGATTGCCGACGCGGAGAAAGAGTTCACCAAACAGGTGGCGATCCTGCTGAAGCGCGGCTTCCACTCGGAAGAAGACATGAAACGAGTGCGGGACATTCTCGGACGCTACCCCGGCAAGACGCCCGTTGTCGTCGTGGTCGACACGCTCGAAGCATCGCCAGCGAACGGAAACGGCAGCGCTCCCAACGGTGAGAATGCTGAGGAGGGAAGCGAAACGCAGTCGCGGCGGCTGCGGGCGTTTGTGGCGACTCCACTGCAGGTGTCGGCTCGGGCTGAACTGAAACAGGAACTCTATGCGGTGTTGGGGGAAAAAGGGTTCCGCTTCCAGTCAATTCCCCCGTCAAATGGAAGTCATTCGGCAAATTGA
- a CDS encoding glucan biosynthesis protein G, protein MILRSISAPDTSVARLPIRSAIARFAATVAVCLSGAAMASAENLIPQQITSYEQLQAAVKELATKPFTPQPELPESLKNIDYDQFRQIGFIDGKELWGDGKLPFRLGFYHKGYVAVDDVFINLVEDKKSVPVPFSKKYFHYLRSAANWKIPDDLGFAGFRVQGKFPGQKDFTEIFSYVGASYFRARAMNTVLGTSARGLAINCGLPKTEEFPIFREYWIMKPQPGDTSLRALALMDSPSVAGAYAFVMTPGIEKTDIEVRETLYFRQTPEKVGIAPMSSMWLWGDALPGPKGDHRPEVHDSDGLQIQAADGRWLWRTLGQQNYPSLVHLKYDAVRGFGLIQRDTDPKHYLDDEARYDARPSVWIQPQSDWGPGAVELLELPAPHEGIDNIAAWWVPAKPIVPGEPVDLSYRISFFSGDRPDHDLAKGVAHRVTRQQPGQMQVEIDFRGPLLAERSEANPPNVQVVSIRAAVTSTACRKLADGTWTAVLDVKPTGEGPFELMVFLKDGERELTETWAYLCPLDPPAVSLPPWKIKAEDGKESAK, encoded by the coding sequence ATGATTCTGCGCTCAATCTCCGCACCGGACACGTCCGTCGCGCGGCTCCCCATCCGCTCTGCAATCGCCCGCTTCGCGGCGACGGTTGCGGTCTGCCTGTCGGGTGCAGCCATGGCCTCGGCCGAAAACCTCATTCCACAACAGATCACCAGCTACGAACAGTTGCAGGCGGCGGTGAAGGAGTTGGCGACCAAGCCCTTCACTCCTCAGCCCGAGCTGCCTGAGTCGCTGAAGAACATCGACTACGATCAGTTCCGCCAGATCGGTTTCATCGACGGCAAGGAACTGTGGGGCGACGGCAAATTGCCGTTCCGTCTGGGCTTCTACCACAAGGGCTACGTCGCTGTTGACGACGTGTTCATCAATCTGGTGGAAGACAAAAAGTCGGTCCCGGTTCCGTTCTCGAAGAAGTACTTCCACTACCTGCGTTCGGCAGCGAACTGGAAGATCCCCGATGACCTGGGCTTTGCAGGCTTTCGCGTCCAGGGAAAGTTTCCTGGCCAGAAAGACTTCACCGAGATCTTCAGCTATGTCGGCGCGAGCTATTTTCGCGCTCGCGCCATGAACACGGTACTGGGCACATCCGCCCGTGGACTGGCGATCAATTGCGGCTTGCCGAAGACGGAAGAGTTTCCAATCTTCCGCGAGTACTGGATCATGAAGCCGCAACCCGGCGACACCTCGTTGCGTGCACTGGCGTTGATGGATAGTCCCAGCGTGGCGGGCGCTTATGCGTTCGTGATGACGCCAGGGATTGAAAAAACCGACATTGAAGTCCGCGAAACGTTGTACTTTCGACAGACTCCGGAGAAGGTCGGCATCGCTCCGATGAGCAGCATGTGGCTGTGGGGCGACGCGCTGCCGGGTCCCAAGGGAGATCATCGTCCGGAAGTTCACGACTCGGACGGACTGCAGATTCAGGCCGCTGACGGGCGTTGGCTATGGCGTACGCTGGGACAACAGAATTATCCGTCACTTGTCCACTTGAAATACGATGCAGTGCGTGGATTTGGCTTAATTCAGAGAGACACCGATCCGAAACATTACCTCGACGACGAGGCCCGGTACGACGCCCGGCCAAGTGTCTGGATTCAACCGCAGTCCGATTGGGGCCCTGGAGCCGTCGAATTGCTGGAACTCCCCGCTCCCCATGAGGGGATCGACAATATTGCCGCCTGGTGGGTTCCAGCGAAACCGATTGTTCCGGGCGAACCTGTCGACCTGAGCTACCGCATCTCCTTCTTCTCGGGGGACCGCCCGGATCACGACTTGGCGAAGGGAGTCGCCCACCGCGTCACTCGGCAGCAGCCGGGGCAGATGCAGGTGGAAATCGATTTTCGTGGTCCATTACTTGCAGAACGGTCGGAAGCGAATCCGCCAAATGTGCAAGTTGTGTCAATTCGGGCCGCTGTGACCTCCACGGCGTGCCGTAAACTGGCGGATGGAACGTGGACGGCCGTCCTGGATGTCAAACCGACCGGCGAAGGGCCGTTCGAATTGATGGTGTTCCTGAAAGACGGAGAACGGGAGCTGACGGAAACATGGGCGTACTTGTGTCCTCTCGATCCCCCGGCAGTCTCGCTTCCCCCTTGGAAAATCAAGGCGGAAGACGGGAAGGAGTCGGCGAAATGA
- the mdoH gene encoding glucans biosynthesis glucosyltransferase MdoH → MSTPLVDPALPGTPRYRVTRWMLLVLTLLTTIGGVGLFVNVLSVNGMNPAEYVILPLFTVLFAWIAFSFWTAAWGLMLVLSGKNPVGESTASNRDENAPLSPTAVLMPIYNESPTDVFAGVQAMLQSLVATGKPNAFDMFVLSDTTDPDIWLEEERAWARLVAEHGSHPRVFYRRRPRNVSRKAGNIADFCCRWGSQYEYMIVLDADSVMEGATLVEMVRRMDADPQLGILQVPPTPVNRLSLFARLQQFASRLYSDILIQGFCSWANFDSNYWGHNAIIRVEPFTRHCGLPILPGKAPLGGEILSHDFVEAALMARAGYKVSLAHDLGGSYEECPTTLLDFAKRDQRWCQGNMQHIRLVFSEGFRPISRLHLAMGAMAYLSAPLWLAFMTLSAVAMWMDGSQVPESPSWIAGASVVFGITMALLLLPKMFSLIALAKQPQRLREFGGWDNVVGSALLETLISILVSPIMMFFHTRFVVTTLLGQKVVWNAQNRGEGDITFGEALLVYGPHMLAGVLTTLFIGYFSPYLLIWFLPVVFGLIFSVPLALTLGSVRLGQRLAEQGLLLIPEEITTPQILHLQKQALAARLRSRDHYDRDKLFDTVLIDPSFHALHRNILQATESHVPAPREDIKAIQELIQREGPSAVPRDARRMILSDADALKKIHVQVRSQMRLTRSALSS, encoded by the coding sequence ATGTCGACCCCCCTTGTTGATCCTGCTCTGCCGGGCACGCCTCGTTATCGAGTCACCCGCTGGATGCTCCTGGTCTTGACGCTGCTCACCACGATTGGCGGCGTTGGATTGTTCGTCAACGTGCTGTCTGTCAACGGCATGAACCCGGCGGAATACGTCATTCTGCCGCTGTTCACGGTCCTGTTTGCCTGGATCGCATTCTCGTTCTGGACAGCTGCCTGGGGCCTGATGCTGGTTCTCAGCGGCAAGAACCCCGTCGGTGAATCCACAGCCTCGAATCGTGATGAAAACGCACCGCTGTCGCCGACCGCGGTGCTGATGCCGATCTATAACGAGTCTCCGACCGACGTCTTTGCAGGCGTACAGGCGATGTTGCAGTCGCTGGTTGCCACGGGCAAGCCGAACGCCTTCGATATGTTCGTCCTCAGTGACACCACTGATCCGGACATCTGGCTGGAAGAAGAACGGGCCTGGGCCCGGCTGGTCGCCGAACACGGTTCACACCCCCGGGTGTTCTACCGTCGCCGTCCGCGAAACGTCAGCCGCAAGGCCGGTAACATTGCCGACTTCTGCTGCCGTTGGGGATCGCAGTACGAATACATGATCGTCCTTGACGCCGACAGCGTCATGGAAGGGGCGACTCTGGTGGAAATGGTCCGCCGGATGGACGCCGACCCGCAACTGGGCATTCTGCAGGTGCCGCCGACTCCGGTGAATCGCCTGTCGCTCTTTGCCCGTCTCCAGCAATTTGCTTCGCGGCTCTACAGCGACATCCTGATTCAGGGTTTCTGCAGTTGGGCCAACTTCGACAGCAACTACTGGGGCCACAACGCCATTATTCGCGTGGAACCGTTTACCCGGCACTGCGGCCTGCCCATCCTGCCGGGCAAGGCTCCGCTCGGCGGCGAGATTCTGAGTCACGACTTCGTGGAAGCAGCCCTCATGGCCCGCGCAGGCTACAAAGTCTCGCTCGCTCATGACCTCGGCGGCAGCTACGAAGAATGCCCGACCACGCTGCTCGATTTCGCCAAGCGGGATCAGCGGTGGTGTCAGGGAAATATGCAGCATATCCGTCTCGTCTTCAGCGAAGGCTTCCGGCCCATCAGCCGATTGCACCTCGCGATGGGGGCAATGGCTTACCTGTCTGCTCCGCTGTGGCTGGCGTTCATGACGCTCAGTGCAGTCGCGATGTGGATGGACGGCTCGCAAGTTCCGGAAAGTCCGTCGTGGATTGCCGGCGCCTCGGTCGTGTTCGGCATCACAATGGCCCTGCTGCTGCTGCCCAAGATGTTCAGCCTGATCGCCCTCGCCAAACAGCCGCAGCGGCTGCGTGAGTTCGGCGGCTGGGACAACGTCGTCGGCAGCGCCCTGCTGGAAACGCTGATCTCGATTCTCGTCTCTCCGATCATGATGTTCTTCCACACCCGCTTTGTGGTCACCACATTGCTCGGCCAGAAAGTGGTCTGGAACGCCCAGAACCGCGGTGAAGGAGATATCACGTTCGGCGAAGCACTGCTGGTCTATGGCCCGCACATGCTGGCCGGCGTCCTGACAACGCTGTTCATCGGTTACTTCTCTCCGTACCTGCTCATCTGGTTCCTGCCGGTGGTGTTCGGGCTGATCTTCTCAGTTCCGCTCGCACTCACACTCGGCAGCGTCCGGCTGGGTCAACGGTTGGCGGAGCAGGGGTTGCTGCTGATTCCGGAAGAGATCACCACGCCGCAGATTCTGCACCTGCAGAAACAGGCGTTGGCAGCACGGTTGCGTTCACGCGATCACTACGACCGCGACAAGCTGTTCGACACCGTGTTGATCGACCCGTCGTTTCATGCCCTGCATCGCAACATCCTTCAGGCGACCGAGTCGCATGTCCCGGCTCCTCGTGAAGACATCAAAGCGATTCAGGAACTGATTCAACGGGAAGGCCCGTCGGCCGTGCCGCGCGATGCCCGTCGGATGATCCTGTCCGATGCGGACGCGCTGAAGAAGATTCACGTCCAGGTCCGGAGCCAGATGCGCCTGACCCGATCGGCCCTGAGCAGCTAA
- a CDS encoding TIGR03067 domain-containing protein: MLTALLRVVSACTVLSTACLMAHADDATAKCDPADFDGTYKIVSGEMDGKAIPPERLHHVKAVFTAGSIVTFDKDENQVYAATFTLGPAKNGCHINMTSQKPAKEGSSASGLIKKDGDTVSLIYALPSGELPTSFKTHAKQHLFIMKKVTDAIPQNDQELKKP, translated from the coding sequence ATGTTGACTGCATTGCTGCGCGTTGTGAGTGCCTGCACCGTTCTTTCTACGGCCTGCCTGATGGCTCATGCCGATGACGCAACGGCGAAGTGCGATCCGGCCGACTTCGACGGCACCTACAAGATTGTCTCCGGCGAAATGGACGGGAAAGCAATCCCGCCAGAACGGCTGCACCATGTGAAAGCGGTCTTCACAGCCGGTTCCATCGTCACGTTCGACAAGGACGAGAATCAGGTCTATGCCGCGACGTTCACCCTCGGGCCCGCGAAAAACGGCTGCCACATCAACATGACCAGTCAGAAGCCGGCTAAGGAGGGAAGCTCTGCCTCGGGACTCATTAAAAAAGACGGCGACACCGTCTCGCTGATCTACGCCCTGCCGTCAGGCGAATTGCCGACGAGCTTCAAAACCCACGCGAAACAACACCTGTTCATCATGAAAAAAGTGACCGACGCGATCCCTCAGAACGATCAGGAACTGAAGAAGCCGTGA